In Propionispora vibrioides, the genomic stretch TTCGCCGCAAATGTTCAGCGTTTATTTTGGCATAAACGGCTTAGGCATTATCCTGGCCGGGCAGATAACCGGCCGTCTGGCCGGGCGCATCAGCGAGACCAGGCTGCTGATTGCCGGTCTGGGGATTTCCTTTGTGGGAGGAGCGGCGCTGCTCCTGATGATTTTGCTGCAAGGCTCGTTATATATGATTCTGGTTCCATTATTTTTGGTCATTGCCAGTGTGGGGATTGTCGGCACCAGTTGTTTTGCCTTGGCCATGCAGGATCAGGCCAAGGCAGCCGGCAGTGCCTCGGCCTTGATCGGGTTGTTTTCTTTCGTGTTCGGCGGAATTATGGCGCCCTTGGTTGGTATCGCCGGCAGCCGGACGGCTGTGCCGATGGGTGTGATCATTGCTCTGGCGGAGACGGCCGCTGTATTAAGTTATGTCTGGCTGGTAAAGCATAAACAAGATTGATCACGGACAAAGAAATACAGGCAAAAGGCGCGCCGGGCGGTTAACGCGGCGCGCCTTTTGCCTGTAGCGGCAGTATCTATTATCTTATGATATGGCTGATGCGTATATCACCGCCATCATTTAAATCCAGCACGGTGCCGTCCTCCAACTGGACTATCGAGCGGGAGGGCCAACGCTTGTTTGTGCAGACGACGCGCCCCTTGCTGCCGTTGGTCAGCATGACCGGGTCGCCGGTCAGAAAATTGGTCATGTGACTGATGAAGGTGAGACAGGCTTTGGGGTCCAGGCGGTATACCTCGTGCTGCAGCTTCTCAATACTACAGTAAGGGCTCAGCATGCCCGGATCGCGATTGATAGTCAGTGCTTCATCGTAGAGATCGGCAATGGCGATGATTTTAGCGTAGGGATGAATGTCGGTACCTGACAATCCCTGCGGATAACCGCTGCCATCCTCCCTTTCATGGTGATCGGTCACACCCAGGCGGACGCTTTCGGCAATACCGGGAACCTTGCTAAGCAGTTCATAACCTAACGTAACATGCTGCTTATAGGCTTCATAATGGTCGGTCGAGAGTTTATGGGGCCTGTTGACCAGCTTGGGCGGCAGAAGGGATTTGCCGACATCATGCAGCAGGCCGGC encodes the following:
- a CDS encoding HD-GYP domain-containing protein — encoded protein: MTETARKIVEQPVAFLVSGTELAKDVYSEYGNVLINQGTVVTQPIIKKLETWNIQNVSIWSEVTEQVIADPALQKFLNTYNQSVDVVEQAFDTIRQTRMLPLATFRKTADDLAQNLTTAGNVIDQLYNLPPCDDYTFRHSVNVSVIAGLIALWLKYPPESIHAISLAGLLHDVGKSLLPPKLVNRPHKLSTDHYEAYKQHVTLGYELLSKVPGIAESVRLGVTDHHEREDGSGYPQGLSGTDIHPYAKIIAIADLYDEALTINRDPGMLSPYCSIEKLQHEVYRLDPKACLTFISHMTNFLTGDPVMLTNGSKGRVVCTNKRWPSRSIVQLEDGTVLDLNDGGDIRISHIIR